From Excalfactoria chinensis isolate bCotChi1 chromosome 4, bCotChi1.hap2, whole genome shotgun sequence, one genomic window encodes:
- the TLR2 gene encoding toll-like receptor 2 — protein MHMWKVWAICIALAAYLPEEQALRQACLSCNATQSCNCSSMGLEFIPSGLTGKIRVLNLDHNRIKLIRAHDLQQAVNLRALLLQSNQISSIDEDSFGSQGKLELLDLSNNSLAHLSPMWFGRLFSLQHLRIQGNSYSDLGESSPFSSLRNLSSLHLGNPQFSVIRQGNFEGITFLNMLKIDGVNLSHYEPGSLKSIRKINHMIISIRRIDVFSVVIRDLLHSAVWLDVRKLAFSVPEKIQLLGIMSSSLAKKISLKQCLFTDATVPGIVNILEGMPQLMEVEMKDCTLLGTGHWQKPIQANQSQSLRVLTIENLSIEKFYLFTDLHSVLDLISLFRKVTVENTKVFLVPCKLSQQLLSLEYLDLSANLLGDQSLEHSACQGAWPSLQTLNLSQNSLSDLKMTGKSLFHLRNLNLLDLSENNFGEIPDVCEWPENLKYLNLSSTQIPKLTPCIPSSLEVLDVSANNLQDFGLRLPFLKELYLTENHLKTLPEAAAIPNLVAMSISRNKLNSFSKEEFESFKQMELLDASANNFICSCEFLSFIHHEAGIAQVLVGWPESYICDSPLAVRGAQVGSVYLPLMECHRSLLVSLICTLVFLFILTLVVVGYKYHAVWYMRMTWAWLQAKRKPKRAPTKDICYDAFVSYSENDSNWVENIMVQQLEQACPPFRLCLHKRDFVPGKWIVDNIIDSIEKSHKTLFVLSEHFVQSEWCKYELDFSHFRLFDENNDAAILILLEPIQSQVIPKRFCKLRKIMNTKTYLEWPPDEEQQQMFWENLKAALKS, from the coding sequence ATGCATATGTGGAAAGTGTGGGCAATCTGCATAGCCTTGGCTGCATACCTTCCTGAAGAACAAGCCCTGAGACAGGCCTGTCTTTCATGCAATGCTACTCAGTCTTGCAACTGCTCTTCCATGGGTTTGGAATTCATTCCCTCGGGGCTCACAGGCAAAATCAGGGTGTTAAACCTGGACCACAACAGGATAAAGCTGATCCGGGCACATGATCTGCAGCAGGCTGTGAACCTgagagccctgctgctgcagtccaACCAAATCAGCTCCATAGACGAGGACTCGTTTGGCTCTCAGGGGAAACTGGAGCTTCTGGACTTGTCAAATAACAGCCTGGCTCACTTGTCCCCAATGTGGTTTGGACGCCTTTTTTCACTCCAGCACCTCCGCATTCAAGGCAATTCCTACAGCGACCTGGGGGAAAGTTCCCCCTTTTCAAGCCTGAGAAACTTGAGCTCCCTCCACTTGGGCAACCCACAGTTCTCCGTCATCAGGCAAGGAAACTTTGAGGGCATTACGTTTCTCAACATGCTGAAGATCGACGGTGTCAACCTCAGTCATTATGAGCCTGGAAGTCTGAAATCGATTAGGAAGATAAATCACATGATCATAAGCATAAGAAGGATTGACGTGTTCTCAGTAGTCATCAGGGACCTTCTGCACTCTGCTGTTTGGTTAGATGTAAGAAAACTAGCATTCAGTGTTcctgaaaaaatacagcttttggGAATTATGTCTTCCTCTTTGGCGaagaaaatttctttaaaacagtgcTTGTTCACAGATGCTACTGTGCCTGGGATTGTCAACATTTTAGAAGGCATGCCACAATTAATGGAGGTGGAGATGAAAGACTGTACACTCCTGGGCACCGGACACTGGCAAAAACCAATTCAGGCAAACCAGTCACAATCTCTGAGGGTTTTGACAATAGAGAATTTATCTATAGaaaaattttatttgtttacagATCTCCATTCTGTACTTGATTTAATATCGCTTTTTAGGAAAGTCACAGTTGAAAATACCAAGGTGTTTCTGGTACCGTGCAAACTTTCACAACAACTTTTGTCATTGGAGTATCTTGACCTTAGTGCGAATTTACTTGGAGATCAGAGTCTGGAGCATTCAGCTTGTCAGGGTGCATGGCCTTCATTACAAACTCTAAATCTAAGTCAGAATTCATTGAGTGACTTAAAAATGACAGGTAAAAGCTTGTTTCATCTAAGAAACTTAAATCTCTTAGACCTCAGTGAAAACAATTTTGGTGAGATTCCAGACGTGTGTGAATGGCCTGAAAACCTGAAATATCTGAATCTCTCCAGCACTCAAATTCCCAAGTTAACACCTTGCATTCCCTCAAGTCTTGAAGTGCTGGATGTTAGTGCTAACAACCTGCAGGATTTTGGACTGCGACTGCCATTTCTCAAGGAGCTGTACCTGACAGAAAACCATCTGAAGACCTTGCCTGAAGCCGCAGCCATTCCTAACTTAGTGGCCATGTCGATCAGCAGAAACAAGCTCAACAGCTTCTCCAAGGAAGAGTTTGAGTCCTTCAAGCAAATGGAGCTGCTGGATGCCAGCGCCAATAACTTTATCTGCTCGTGCGAATTCCTCTCCTTCATTCACCACGAGGCAGGGATAGCCCAGGTGCTTGTGGGATGGCCAGAAAGCTACATCTGCGACTCTCCGCTGGCGGTGCGAGGGGCACAGGTTGGGAGTGTGTATCTGCCACTGATGGAGTGCCACCGGTCCCTCCTGGTGTCCTTGATCTGCACCCTGGTGTTCCTGTTCATCCTCACCCTGGTGGTCGTTGGGTACAAGTACCATGCAGTCTGGTACATGAGAATGACCTGGGCATGGCTCCAAGCCAAGCGCAAGCCCAAGCGAGCCCCCACAAAAGACATCTGCTACGACGCTTTTGTCTCCTACAGCGAGAACGACTCCAACTGGGTGGAAAACATCAtggtgcagcagctggagcaggcgTGTCCGCCCTTCAGGCTGTGCCTCCATAAGCGGGACTTTGTGCCCGGGAAGTGGATTGTGGACAACATCATTGACTCCATTGAGAAGAGCCACAAGACGCTCTTTGTGCTATCAGAGCACTTTGTGCAGAGTGAGTGGTGCAAGTACGAGCTGGATTTCTCACACTTTCGCCTCTTTGATGAGAACAACGATGCGGCGATTCTCATCCTGTTGGAGCCCATTCAGAGCCAGGTGATCCCCAAGAGGTTCTGCAAACTGCGGAAGATAATGAACACCAAGACCTACCTGGAGTGGCCTCCtgatgaagagcagcagcagatgttttGGGAGAACTTGAAAGCAGCCTTGAAATCCTAG